One Buchnera aphidicola (Panaphis juglandis) DNA segment encodes these proteins:
- a CDS encoding rhodanese-related sulfurtransferase, with amino-acid sequence MSLLHNIYSKKKLKSDLLKNYSYRITLSFYKYFDISDPYAFRNLIYEKFYELKILGRIYIAKEGINAQISISKKKINIFKEFLYNINDNFHNIHINYALNDKPSFWVLQVKVKKTIVADGLVHNIFDLKKSGTYLQPIQVNDMIKKKNTVVVDIRNDYEYAIGHFENAIHIPGSKFRDQLKVIVPELKKFKNHNIVMYCTGGIRCEKATSWIKIHNFQNVYHIYGGILNYINESRKKGFLSMFQGRNFVFDNRMTERVSHHVFSKCKNCDVPCNYYINCKNNYCHKLFLQCKMCNTKYSGCCSKLCKKLFLKSL; translated from the coding sequence ATGTCATTATTACATAATATTTATTCAAAAAAAAAATTAAAATCTGATTTATTAAAAAATTATTCATATCGAATTACACTATCATTTTATAAATATTTTGACATATCAGATCCATATGCATTTCGAAATCTAATTTATGAAAAATTTTATGAGTTAAAAATACTGGGTCGAATTTATATTGCTAAAGAAGGTATTAATGCTCAAATAAGTATTTCAAAAAAAAAAATAAATATTTTTAAAGAATTTTTATATAATATTAATGATAATTTTCATAATATACATATCAATTATGCTTTAAATGATAAACCATCATTTTGGGTGTTACAAGTAAAGGTTAAAAAAACAATTGTAGCCGATGGTCTTGTTCATAATATTTTTGATCTTAAAAAATCTGGAACATATTTACAACCAATTCAAGTAAATGATATGATAAAAAAAAAAAATACTGTTGTTGTAGACATTCGTAACGATTATGAATATGCAATTGGACATTTTGAAAACGCGATACATATACCTGGATCAAAATTTCGTGATCAATTGAAAGTAATTGTTCCTGAATTAAAAAAATTTAAAAACCATAATATTGTTATGTATTGTACAGGAGGAATTCGTTGTGAAAAAGCAACATCATGGATTAAAATACATAATTTTCAAAATGTTTACCACATCTATGGTGGAATTTTAAATTATATTAATGAGTCACGTAAAAAAGGTTTTTTAAGTATGTTTCAAGGAAGAAATTTTGTTTTTGATAATCGTATGACAGAAAGGGTATCACATCATGTTTTTTCAAAATGTAAAAATTGTGACGTACCATGTAATTATTATATTAATTGTAAAAACAACTATTGCCATAAGTTATTTCTTCAATGTAAAATGTGTAATACAAAATATAGTGGTTGCTGTTCTAAATTATGTAAGAAACTATTTCTTAAGAGTTTATAA
- a CDS encoding valine--tRNA ligase — translation MNLRINMEKKYNPNKIEEKLYHFWCKNGYFTPNHRSCRESFSIIMPPPNITGSLHMGHAFQNTIMDILIRYHRMQGKNTLWQMGTDHAGIATQIIVLKKMRSKNNYDVSTIKKDFFIKKCWEWKNQIQNNIIYQIKRLGSSVDWTRTRFTLDEISSKGVKKAFIKLYDDGFIYRKKKLSHWDIKLQTVVSDLEVEYHTKIGKMWHIKYFFLKNDNTFNKKKYLIVSTTRPETLLGDVAVAIHPDDDRYKSFIGCRVYVPLVNRCIPVIQDEFVDMKKGTGCVKITPAHDFNDYKSAIKHKLPLINIFDLNGNVVSICSIYDIDGNILKTNNINIPNELRGLHFLKARKRIVSLLKQFDYLNHISKETITVSYGDRSGEIIEPMLTDQWYLRTSKISENAIQAIIKKRIIFLPQQYKNMYLSWMNNIEDWCISRQLWWGHKIPAWYDDLGNIYVGYNEEEIRKKYSISKNIFIFQDSDVLDTWFSSSLWTFLSLDWPQKKNLLNSFHPTTILVSGFDIIFFWIARMIMMTMHFIKDENGNPQIPFKKIYITGLIKDESGQKMSKSKGNVLDPLDLIDGTSLSCLLHKRKLLNLKDNLQNEINERTKKMFPKGIQAFGADALRFTCASLSSMQRSINWDMNRLQGYRNFCSKIWNAGNFILINTQNIDMKFIIHNKKDFFFNIWIYQELNCTIKKYRRALNDYRFDLASKILYDFFWNKFCDWYLEIAKIIMNTQLVHEIQNTKYTLLYIFEIFLRLAHPIIPFITEHIWKKIKNFLNIKDQTIMLQEFPEFNNSLVSYNVLKIMVFLQKMISFLRKIRILLNIKYNILLSVLIFTTDMEYKNFILSYIKLIKKIGYIKEIIFSNTHDIFPKNSIMEIIDNNKVFVIINFKFDIFLKIKDIKKKINNFDKKIYSINQILSNIDFLKKADKSIINKKRNYLKTLLVEKENCFQQILFFKNFNKNHQ, via the coding sequence ATGAATTTAAGAATAAATATGGAAAAAAAATATAATCCAAATAAAATTGAAGAAAAATTATATCATTTTTGGTGTAAAAATGGTTATTTTACTCCAAATCATCGATCATGTCGTGAAAGTTTTTCTATTATTATGCCACCACCGAATATTACTGGTAGTTTACATATGGGTCACGCATTTCAAAATACAATTATGGATATTTTGATACGTTATCATCGTATGCAAGGTAAAAATACTTTATGGCAAATGGGTACAGACCATGCTGGAATTGCAACACAAATAATAGTATTAAAAAAAATGAGATCTAAAAATAATTATGATGTATCTACAATTAAAAAAGATTTTTTCATTAAAAAATGTTGGGAGTGGAAGAATCAAATTCAAAATAATATTATTTATCAAATAAAACGTTTAGGAAGTTCTGTAGATTGGACAAGAACACGATTTACTTTAGATGAAATTTCATCTAAAGGTGTAAAAAAAGCTTTCATTAAATTATATGATGATGGATTCATTTATAGAAAAAAAAAATTATCTCATTGGGATATTAAACTACAAACAGTAGTATCAGATTTAGAAGTGGAATATCATACTAAAATTGGAAAAATGTGGCACATTAAATATTTTTTCTTAAAAAATGATAACACATTTAATAAAAAAAAATATTTAATTGTTTCTACTACTAGACCAGAAACTTTGTTAGGTGATGTTGCAGTTGCTATACATCCTGATGATGATAGATATAAAAGTTTTATTGGATGTCGTGTTTATGTTCCATTAGTTAATAGATGTATTCCTGTAATACAGGATGAATTTGTTGATATGAAAAAAGGTACAGGTTGTGTAAAAATAACCCCTGCACATGATTTTAATGATTATAAATCTGCAATAAAACACAAATTACCTTTGATTAATATTTTTGATCTTAATGGAAATGTTGTTAGTATTTGTAGTATTTATGACATCGATGGTAATATTTTAAAAACAAATAATATTAATATTCCTAATGAATTACGTGGATTACATTTTCTAAAAGCAAGAAAAAGAATTGTATCTCTATTAAAACAGTTTGATTATTTAAATCATATTTCAAAAGAGACTATTACTGTTTCATATGGTGACAGAAGTGGTGAAATTATTGAACCAATGCTAACTGATCAATGGTATCTTCGTACTTCAAAAATATCTGAAAATGCTATTCAAGCAATTATAAAAAAAAGAATTATATTCTTACCTCAACAATATAAAAATATGTATTTATCCTGGATGAATAATATTGAAGATTGGTGTATTTCTCGTCAGTTATGGTGGGGTCATAAAATTCCAGCATGGTATGATGATTTGGGTAATATTTATGTTGGATATAATGAAGAGGAAATTCGAAAAAAGTATAGTATATCAAAAAATATTTTTATTTTTCAAGATTCAGATGTTTTAGATACTTGGTTTTCATCAAGTTTATGGACATTTTTATCTTTAGATTGGCCTCAGAAAAAAAATTTATTAAATTCTTTTCATCCAACAACAATACTTGTTAGTGGTTTTGACATCATATTTTTTTGGATTGCAAGAATGATTATGATGACAATGCATTTTATTAAAGATGAGAATGGTAACCCTCAAATTCCATTTAAAAAAATTTATATTACAGGTTTAATAAAAGATGAAAGTGGTCAAAAAATGTCTAAATCTAAAGGTAATGTTTTAGATCCATTAGATTTAATTGACGGTACTAGCTTATCCTGTTTATTGCACAAAAGAAAATTATTAAATTTAAAAGATAATTTACAAAATGAAATAAATGAAAGAACCAAAAAAATGTTTCCCAAAGGTATTCAGGCTTTTGGTGCTGATGCGTTACGTTTTACTTGTGCTTCATTGTCTTCGATGCAACGCAGTATTAATTGGGATATGAATCGATTACAGGGTTATAGAAATTTTTGTAGTAAAATTTGGAATGCTGGAAATTTTATTTTAATTAATACTCAAAATATAGATATGAAATTTATTATTCATAATAAAAAAGATTTTTTCTTTAATATTTGGATTTATCAAGAATTAAATTGTACCATTAAAAAGTACCGTCGAGCTTTAAATGATTATAGATTTGATTTAGCTTCAAAAATTTTATATGACTTTTTTTGGAATAAATTTTGTGATTGGTATTTAGAGATTGCAAAAATTATCATGAATACTCAACTAGTACATGAAATTCAAAATACAAAATATACATTGTTATATATTTTTGAAATTTTTTTGAGATTAGCTCATCCGATTATTCCTTTTATTACAGAACATATTTGGAAAAAAATTAAAAATTTTTTAAATATAAAAGATCAAACAATCATGTTACAAGAGTTTCCAGAATTTAATAACAGTTTGGTATCGTATAATGTTTTAAAAATTATGGTTTTCTTACAAAAAATGATTTCTTTTTTAAGAAAAATTCGGATACTATTAAATATTAAGTATAATATTTTATTATCTGTATTAATTTTTACCACAGATATGGAATATAAAAATTTTATTTTATCATATATTAAATTAATTAAAAAAATTGGATATATAAAAGAAATTATTTTTTCAAATACTCATGATATTTTTCCAAAAAATTCTATTATGGAAATAATTGATAATAATAAAGTTTTTGTTATAATTAATTTTAAATTTGATATATTTTTAAAAATAAAAGATATAAAAAAAAAAATAAATAATTTTGATAAAAAAATTTACTCTATTAATCAGATATTGTCTAATATTGATTTTTTAAAAAAAGCTGATAAAAGTATTATTAATAAAAAAAGGAATTATTTAAAAACATTACTAGTAGAAAAAGAAAATTGTTTTCAACAAATTTTATTTTTTAAAAATTTTAATAAAAATCACCAATAA